One Halomonas sp. THAF5a genomic region harbors:
- a CDS encoding DUF4105 domain-containing protein translates to MRRLLVTLSALLCLSSGASQAADVALSDHPQWRSLLHFDRDGAFSEPRSAVLDDDFFLAENGQLDPVAELAATLRALRASPVPGQAHARCRFPARAMWLERMTGETWPEAGCPEWKAWREEHAGAEVGLVFASGYLGNPASFFGHLMLHLDKTGREQGMTPSRLLDTSLNFGADVPDEDGLVPYMAKGLFGGYEAEYSRAPFYRNTALYSEREMRDLWQYRLALPEAERELLVAHLFEVIGQDFDYLFLTQNCASRIARTLELVVDADLTPSGAPWVAPETLVRAIGDAEVAGRPLLEEVRHVPSRRLQTEWRYRALARPEQAAATAVWSSVDELDMEAEAFRRLAPGRRAAVLDTLLGHAAFLKQTGEVPNLAEQERRLLQARLALPAGSESLKSADPVPLHEATPPALVRLEGIDNETLGAAARLILRPLQYDLLDGNATRMPDAALEVGRLEVDLDDEGARLNRLELFRVTNLHASSVPLPTLAGVSWHASGGIARARLDCDDCLEGHVTLLAGRSWRRGRHLPFALLGGQLRSERHQAGPLAPMVRLGLLSDWTPRQRSLMQVTQADGLKGEAGRLTRWRFQHRLALGKELDLRTGVEADDTAHEVSLGLSWYF, encoded by the coding sequence ATGCGACGCCTGCTGGTGACGCTGTCGGCCCTGCTGTGCCTGTCATCAGGCGCTAGCCAGGCCGCCGACGTCGCGCTATCCGATCACCCGCAATGGCGGTCGCTGCTGCACTTCGATCGAGACGGTGCTTTTAGCGAGCCGCGCAGCGCGGTGCTGGACGACGACTTCTTCCTGGCCGAGAACGGTCAGCTCGATCCCGTCGCCGAGCTCGCGGCGACCCTGAGGGCGCTGCGGGCGTCTCCCGTGCCGGGGCAGGCGCATGCGCGCTGTCGCTTCCCGGCCCGTGCCATGTGGCTCGAGCGCATGACCGGGGAGACCTGGCCCGAGGCCGGCTGCCCGGAATGGAAAGCCTGGCGGGAGGAGCATGCCGGGGCCGAGGTGGGCCTGGTGTTCGCCTCGGGCTACCTGGGCAACCCCGCCTCCTTCTTCGGCCACCTGATGCTGCACCTGGACAAGACCGGCCGGGAGCAGGGCATGACGCCGTCACGGTTGCTGGACACCAGCCTGAACTTCGGCGCCGATGTGCCCGACGAGGACGGCCTGGTGCCCTACATGGCCAAGGGACTGTTCGGCGGCTACGAGGCCGAGTACTCCCGCGCGCCCTTCTATCGCAACACGGCGCTCTACTCCGAGCGCGAGATGCGCGACCTCTGGCAGTATCGACTCGCGCTGCCCGAGGCCGAACGCGAGCTGCTGGTGGCGCACCTCTTCGAGGTGATCGGCCAGGATTTCGATTACCTCTTTCTCACCCAGAACTGCGCCTCGCGCATCGCCCGCACCCTGGAACTGGTGGTGGATGCCGACCTGACCCCGAGTGGTGCCCCCTGGGTGGCGCCGGAGACCTTGGTGCGCGCCATCGGGGACGCCGAGGTGGCAGGGCGGCCGCTGCTCGAGGAGGTCCGGCACGTGCCGTCGCGCCGGCTGCAGACCGAGTGGCGCTATCGGGCACTCGCCAGGCCGGAGCAGGCCGCCGCCACGGCGGTGTGGTCAAGCGTGGATGAGCTCGACATGGAGGCCGAGGCGTTCCGCCGCCTTGCTCCCGGCCGTCGCGCCGCGGTGCTGGATACGCTGCTGGGACACGCGGCCTTTCTCAAGCAGACCGGCGAAGTGCCTAACCTGGCGGAGCAAGAGCGCCGGCTGCTGCAGGCGCGCCTGGCCCTGCCGGCGGGCAGCGAGTCCCTGAAGTCCGCAGACCCGGTGCCGTTGCACGAGGCGACGCCGCCGGCGCTGGTGCGCCTGGAGGGCATCGACAACGAGACGCTCGGCGCGGCGGCGCGCCTGATCCTGCGCCCCCTGCAGTACGATCTCCTGGACGGCAACGCCACCCGCATGCCCGATGCCGCCCTCGAGGTCGGACGCCTCGAGGTCGACCTCGACGACGAGGGGGCGCGGCTTAATCGCCTCGAGCTGTTTCGGGTGACCAACCTGCATGCCAGCAGCGTGCCCCTGCCGACCCTGGCCGGCGTGTCCTGGCACGCCTCCGGCGGCATCGCGCGTGCCCGCCTGGACTGCGATGACTGCCTGGAAGGGCATGTCACCCTGCTGGCCGGTCGGTCCTGGCGGCGGGGCCGCCACTTGCCCTTCGCCCTGCTGGGCGGACAGCTGCGCAGCGAGCGCCACCAGGCCGGCCCCTTGGCGCCGATGGTGCGGCTGGGGCTGCTCAGCGATTGGACTCCCCGTCAGCGCAGTCTGATGCAGGTCACCCAGGCCGATGGCCTGAAGGGCGAGGCGGGCCGGCTCACGCGCTGGCGGTTCCAGCATCGGCTGGCGCTTGGCAAGGAGCTGGATCTGCGCACGGGGGTAGAGGCCGACGATACGGCCCACGAGGTGAGTCTCGGGCTCTCCTGGTATTTCTGA
- a CDS encoding ABC transporter substrate-binding protein: MHRRDLLIALAALAAAPLGLAGCSFGGPLAFGIHPWPGYEPLYLARAFGWLSDAVALHEDHNIGGSLAGLRRGELDGAALTLDEVLKARAEGLPLTVVAVCDDSVGADMVLARPGIATPRALAGGRIAVEQTAVGNLMLSQFLAAAGLRRDELRVVDLAPNVQLAAWRAGKIEAAITYEPTASRLLREGAVRLFDSSRFPDVILDVLAVRQDRLRWRTGAVSALVAGHFRGLDHLRVSPQDAMRRIGAWRGLSLGEVRASYAGLELPGPAGNLDYFGPQGDLARAARLLNDVMVANGQLARPDGLEALSNPRYLPDIGERS, translated from the coding sequence ATGCATCGACGTGACCTCCTGATCGCCCTGGCCGCACTGGCGGCCGCCCCGCTCGGCCTGGCGGGGTGCTCGTTCGGCGGGCCGCTGGCGTTCGGTATCCACCCCTGGCCGGGGTACGAGCCGCTCTACCTTGCCCGGGCCTTCGGCTGGCTGTCGGACGCGGTGGCGCTGCACGAGGATCACAACATCGGGGGCTCACTGGCCGGGCTGCGCCGCGGCGAGCTCGACGGCGCCGCCCTGACCCTGGACGAGGTGCTCAAGGCGCGTGCGGAGGGGCTTCCGCTGACGGTGGTCGCGGTGTGCGACGACTCGGTGGGGGCCGACATGGTGCTGGCCCGGCCTGGCATCGCGACGCCGCGGGCGCTCGCCGGCGGACGCATCGCCGTGGAGCAGACGGCCGTGGGCAACCTGATGCTGTCGCAGTTCCTCGCCGCCGCCGGGCTGCGCCGCGACGAGCTCCGGGTGGTCGATCTGGCCCCCAACGTGCAGCTGGCCGCCTGGCGGGCGGGGAAGATCGAGGCCGCCATCACCTACGAGCCCACCGCCAGCCGGCTGCTGCGCGAGGGCGCGGTGCGCCTCTTCGACAGCAGCCGGTTCCCGGACGTCATCCTCGACGTCCTGGCGGTGCGCCAGGATCGCCTGCGCTGGCGCACGGGGGCCGTGAGCGCGCTGGTGGCGGGCCACTTCCGCGGGCTCGACCACCTGCGGGTCAGCCCCCAGGACGCCATGCGCCGCATCGGCGCCTGGCGCGGGCTCAGCCTCGGGGAGGTGCGCGCCTCCTACGCCGGGCTGGAGCTGCCGGGGCCCGCTGGCAACCTGGACTATTTCGGCCCGCAAGGCGACCTGGCAAGGGCGGCGCGGCTGCTAAACGACGTCATGGTGGCCAACGGCCAGCTGGCGCGGCCGGACGGCCTGGAGGCGCTCTCCAACCCGCGCTACCTGCCCGACATCGGTGAGCGCTCATGA
- a CDS encoding DUF2835 domain-containing protein, whose translation MPSIDVVIELSHEACLAHYAGQVAQVQTRSLDGRRVVFPAEALRRVVTRDGVHGRFRLTFTEAGRFCAIRRLGAT comes from the coding sequence ATGCCCAGTATCGACGTGGTGATCGAACTCTCCCATGAGGCCTGCCTCGCGCACTATGCGGGGCAGGTGGCCCAGGTGCAGACGCGCAGCCTGGATGGGCGCCGGGTGGTGTTTCCCGCCGAGGCGCTGCGGCGCGTGGTGACTCGCGACGGCGTACACGGTCGCTTCCGGCTGACCTTCACCGAGGCGGGCCGCTTCTGCGCGATTCGCCGTCTCGGGGCGACCTGA
- a CDS encoding OmpA family protein, with product MIDEHRGPGRHDALLRPLPADDDASGWMISYVDIMTLLVALLVLIITLGELGAGADPSKANERDAPAAPSTRELGVPLPEPLRRVMASREAPAAAPGALSPRAVSAALGVAGLPVARPAPPPALLAQPDSVATSDETREASPVDGPQWLMSAGVDLSRPLTDYLVVLADAPPLGVEAVDAAAVEGARAVSEALEEAPYLADLDGMEVSRIPEGVRLRVEDRLLFPTAEAELTEEGRALVASRLAEMVRRHPGEVAVEGHSDSRAIRTERFPSNWALSSARAIAIVEALVAAGVDPTRLRAVGLADTRPLAGNATAEGRARNRRVEVVIQAR from the coding sequence ATGATCGACGAGCACCGCGGGCCAGGCCGCCACGACGCCCTGTTGCGTCCCCTGCCGGCGGATGACGACGCCAGCGGCTGGATGATCAGCTACGTCGACATCATGACCCTGCTGGTGGCCCTGCTGGTGCTGATCATCACCCTGGGCGAGCTGGGCGCCGGGGCCGATCCCTCGAAGGCCAACGAGCGCGATGCCCCCGCCGCACCGTCGACGCGCGAACTCGGCGTGCCGCTCCCCGAGCCGCTGCGGCGCGTGATGGCCAGTCGCGAGGCGCCGGCCGCCGCGCCCGGGGCCCTCTCGCCCCGTGCCGTCTCGGCCGCCCTCGGGGTGGCCGGACTGCCGGTGGCGCGTCCCGCGCCGCCCCCCGCGTTGCTGGCGCAGCCGGACAGCGTCGCGACATCGGACGAGACGCGGGAGGCATCCCCTGTCGACGGGCCACAGTGGCTGATGTCGGCCGGCGTCGACCTCTCCCGGCCGCTTACCGACTACCTGGTGGTGCTTGCCGACGCGCCGCCGCTGGGCGTCGAGGCGGTCGATGCGGCCGCCGTCGAGGGCGCGCGGGCGGTGAGCGAGGCGCTCGAGGAGGCGCCGTATCTCGCCGATCTGGACGGCATGGAGGTGTCGCGGATCCCCGAGGGTGTGCGGCTGCGGGTCGAGGATCGCCTGCTGTTTCCGACCGCGGAGGCCGAGCTGACCGAGGAGGGACGCGCCCTGGTGGCGTCGCGGCTCGCCGAGATGGTGCGGCGCCATCCGGGAGAGGTAGCGGTGGAGGGGCACTCCGACAGCCGGGCGATCCGCACCGAGCGCTTCCCCTCCAACTGGGCGCTCTCCAGCGCCCGGGCCATCGCCATCGTCGAGGCGCTGGTGGCGGCCGGCGTCGATCCGACGCGGCTCCGCGCCGTGGGCCTGGCCGACACGCGCCCCCTGGCCGGCAATGCCACCGCCGAGGGGCGCGCCCGCAACCGCCGGGTGGAGGTCGTGATCCAGGCGCGCTGA
- a CDS encoding DUF3015 family protein, with the protein MKYATVSAAALAGSLMLLGATTASAASQSNINPWKECGIGAGIFDDNGTAAALSNIIWDSGTTAVTSATLSPETCSGRQVEVAQFVDQTYDQLAMETAMGEGEHLTAALGLMDCSAEARPSVVSQLRADLQEASATAGYADQAHADKAFQYYDSLNQAAADCAAS; encoded by the coding sequence ATGAAATACGCAACCGTCTCTGCGGCCGCGCTGGCCGGCAGCCTGATGCTCCTGGGCGCGACCACCGCCTCCGCCGCCAGCCAGAGCAACATCAATCCCTGGAAGGAGTGCGGCATCGGCGCCGGCATCTTCGATGACAACGGCACCGCCGCCGCGCTTTCCAACATTATCTGGGACTCCGGTACCACCGCCGTGACGTCCGCGACGCTGTCTCCCGAGACCTGCAGCGGTAGGCAGGTCGAGGTCGCCCAGTTCGTCGATCAGACCTATGACCAGCTGGCCATGGAGACGGCCATGGGCGAGGGCGAACATCTCACCGCCGCCCTCGGGCTGATGGACTGCAGCGCCGAGGCCCGCCCGAGCGTGGTCAGCCAATTGCGCGCCGACCTGCAGGAGGCCAGCGCCACCGCCGGGTATGCTGATCAGGCGCACGCCGACAAGGCCTTCCAGTATTACGACAGCCTGAACCAGGCGGCCGCCGACTGCGCCGCCAGCTAA
- a CDS encoding lysozyme-like domain containing protein, translating to MRAKGLWIVGLKPLVALTLLLSLTGCAMLAPAPPDNQSNVCEIFREQPDWYDYARASEQKWGTPIATQMAFIQRESSFRSHVKPPRTKLLGFIPWTRPSSAYGYAQAQDPVWGEYEADAGRPFARRTHMKHATDFIGWYNARTRRMTGVSLNNPRHLYLAYHEGQGGYRRGSWRGKPGVRRAAGQVARTAARYRSQLAACEAEFRCDGLLEIWPFCR from the coding sequence ATGAGAGCCAAGGGGTTATGGATCGTGGGCTTGAAGCCCCTGGTGGCGCTAACACTGCTGCTGAGCCTGACCGGCTGCGCCATGCTGGCGCCGGCGCCGCCGGACAACCAGTCGAACGTCTGCGAGATCTTCCGCGAGCAGCCGGACTGGTACGACTATGCCCGGGCCTCCGAGCAGAAGTGGGGCACGCCCATCGCCACCCAGATGGCCTTCATCCAGCGGGAGTCCAGCTTTCGCAGCCACGTGAAGCCGCCGCGCACGAAGCTGCTCGGCTTCATCCCCTGGACCCGGCCTTCGTCGGCCTACGGCTACGCCCAGGCCCAGGACCCCGTGTGGGGCGAGTACGAGGCGGACGCCGGGCGGCCGTTCGCGCGGCGCACCCACATGAAGCACGCGACGGACTTCATCGGCTGGTACAACGCCCGCACCCGGCGCATGACCGGCGTATCCCTCAATAACCCCCGCCACCTCTACCTCGCCTACCACGAGGGGCAGGGCGGCTACCGCCGCGGATCCTGGCGGGGAAAGCCCGGCGTTCGGCGTGCGGCCGGTCAGGTCGCGCGCACGGCTGCCCGCTATCGCAGTCAGCTGGCCGCCTGCGAGGCGGAGTTCCGCTGCGACGGGCTGCTCGAGATCTGGCCCTTCTGCCGCTGA
- a CDS encoding diguanylate cyclase, translated as MSLGRRLLLVAMTLLPGPLLAEETLTLGVFAYRPEAVMEARYRPLADYLGERLPDHRVELEVMSLDEIEEAISHRRLDLLMTNPSHYLEIRSRNSLTGALATVINAQHGQAVSSLGGTMIKAAGNAAIQELDDLAGRRIAMPGRRFLGGYQTHALELMDAGIDPRRDIEPMIAGSHDAVVAAVLAGEAEAGFVRTGILEGLIAEGELAPGQLEVINPQRLASFPFAVSTRLYPEWPFVVMPQLVPETVRRIAVALFTLEPEHPAARAAMIAGFAPPQDYLPVENLARRLRLPPFDAVPDFTWHDIWQRYAGFLLGLAAAGALVAALLALLARRNRQLRQQRERLSLLAGVFTHSHEGVMITAPDGELLEVNDAFSQITGYPRGEAVGRNASLLGAGRHPQAFYADFWQQLKRTGHWDGEVWNRRKNGEVYPQRLTISAVTDGAGEVQRYVGLLSDITQLKAHQRALTHAAQHDALTGLPNRALLADRLRVAMAQADRSGQRLAVVFIDLDGFKAVNDTHGHDMGDRLLVALAERMQGELRASDTLARLGGDEFVVVLLDLASDEEGERVIDRLLAATAAPVEVAGRRLQVSASLGVAYYDAAEGGDEDQLLRHADQAMYRAKEAGKHCYRVYEAPCQV; from the coding sequence ATGAGCCTCGGTCGCCGCCTGCTGCTCGTCGCGATGACGCTGCTGCCCGGCCCGCTGCTGGCGGAGGAGACGCTCACTCTGGGCGTCTTCGCCTATCGGCCCGAGGCGGTGATGGAGGCGCGCTATCGCCCGCTGGCCGACTACCTCGGCGAGCGGCTGCCGGATCACCGCGTCGAGCTCGAGGTGATGAGCCTGGACGAGATCGAGGAGGCGATCTCCCATCGCCGCCTCGACCTGTTGATGACCAACCCCAGCCACTACCTCGAGATCCGCAGCCGCAACAGCCTGACCGGGGCGCTCGCGACCGTCATCAATGCCCAGCACGGACAGGCCGTCAGTAGCCTGGGGGGCACCATGATCAAGGCGGCGGGCAACGCGGCGATCCAGGAGCTCGACGATCTCGCGGGGCGGCGCATCGCCATGCCGGGCAGGCGCTTCCTGGGAGGCTACCAGACCCACGCCCTGGAGCTGATGGATGCCGGCATTGATCCGCGCCGCGACATCGAACCGATGATCGCCGGCAGCCACGATGCCGTGGTGGCGGCGGTGCTGGCGGGCGAGGCGGAGGCCGGCTTCGTGCGCACCGGCATCCTCGAGGGGCTGATCGCCGAGGGAGAGCTCGCTCCGGGGCAGCTGGAGGTGATCAACCCCCAGCGGCTGGCGAGCTTTCCCTTCGCCGTCTCCACGCGGCTCTATCCCGAGTGGCCCTTCGTCGTGATGCCCCAGTTGGTGCCGGAGACGGTACGCCGGATCGCCGTGGCGCTCTTCACCCTCGAGCCCGAGCACCCCGCCGCCCGGGCGGCCATGATCGCCGGCTTCGCCCCGCCACAGGACTACCTGCCCGTGGAGAACCTGGCGCGCCGCCTGCGTCTGCCGCCCTTCGACGCCGTGCCCGACTTCACCTGGCACGACATCTGGCAGCGCTATGCCGGCTTCCTGCTCGGTCTCGCGGCCGCCGGCGCGCTGGTCGCGGCGCTGCTGGCGCTGCTGGCTCGCCGCAACCGGCAGCTTCGCCAGCAGCGGGAGCGCCTGAGTCTGCTCGCTGGCGTCTTCACCCACTCCCACGAGGGGGTGATGATCACCGCGCCCGACGGGGAGCTGCTGGAGGTCAACGATGCCTTCAGCCAGATCACCGGCTACCCCCGCGGCGAGGCGGTGGGGCGCAACGCCAGCCTCCTCGGCGCCGGCCGGCATCCCCAGGCCTTCTACGCGGACTTCTGGCAGCAGCTCAAGCGCACCGGCCACTGGGACGGCGAGGTCTGGAATCGTCGCAAGAACGGCGAGGTCTATCCCCAGCGGCTCACCATCAGCGCCGTCACCGACGGCGCGGGGGAGGTGCAGCGCTACGTCGGCCTGCTCTCCGACATCACCCAGCTCAAGGCGCACCAGCGCGCCCTGACCCACGCCGCCCAGCACGATGCCCTCACCGGCCTGCCCAATCGCGCCCTGCTCGCCGACCGGCTGCGCGTGGCGATGGCCCAGGCCGATCGCAGCGGTCAGCGTCTGGCCGTGGTCTTTATAGACCTGGACGGCTTCAAGGCGGTCAACGACACCCACGGCCACGACATGGGCGATCGCCTGCTGGTGGCGCTGGCCGAGCGCATGCAGGGCGAGTTGCGTGCCAGCGACACCCTGGCCCGGCTGGGCGGCGACGAGTTCGTGGTCGTGCTGCTGGACCTGGCGAGCGACGAGGAGGGCGAGCGGGTGATCGACCGGCTGCTGGCGGCCACCGCCGCGCCCGTGGAGGTCGCGGGGCGCCGGCTCCAGGTCTCCGCCAGCCTCGGCGTGGCCTACTACGATGCGGCCGAAGGCGGCGATGAGGACCAGCTGCTGCGCCATGCCGACCAGGCCATGTACCGGGCCAAGGAGGCCGGCAAGCACTGCTATCGGGTGTATGAAGCGCCCTGCCAAGTGTAA